The Misgurnus anguillicaudatus chromosome 15, ASM2758022v2, whole genome shotgun sequence genome has a window encoding:
- the LOC141349807 gene encoding galectin-8-like, with protein MNSFRNGGWEDEESGPDNPFNVGQAFEMFIVIKSEGYQVHALSPKLKSKLLKRQLRAFLHTDLLASIHQVYVNGKEHYLFKHRIPLEKVSVINIEGHVAVNLFAFIQNWDKSSFAKHLNVFLQSASSNIISELSLPVKNPSLPYVGPISGGLRPGMAMYLQGVVGSETDPFAINLKTGQSDKDDIAFHFHFQNNVKAVMNSFRGEKWEAEEFAPVPPFKMGEPLELIIVIKTEGYQVSVNGYEIYLFRHRIPVEKVSALNIVGNVAVNLCGFIQNWSQSSFAVKGMQILDVGSLQCELPSIQSDLLLPVQNPISYIQYRLKRLVLSRG; from the exons ATGAACAGCTTCAGAAATGGAGGATGGGAAGATGAGGAATCCGGCCCCGACAACCCCTTCAATGTGGGACAAGCTTTTGAGATGTTCATTGTCATCAAGTCTGAAGGATATCAGGTACACGCTTTGTCACCCAAATTAAAATCAAAACTGCTCAAGAGACAGCTGAGAGCTTTTCTTCACACTGACCTTTTGGCTTCGATTCATCAGGTGTACGTGAATGGCAAGGAGCACTACCTCTTCAAACACCGCATACCGCTGGAAAAAGTGTCAGTGATAAACATTGAAGGACATGTTGCTGTGAACCTGTTTGCTTTCATAcaa AACTGGGACAAATCCTCATTTGCCAAGCATCTGAATGTCTTTTTGCAGTCTGCCTCATCTAACATAATCTCAGAACTCTCACTGCCAGTCAAAAATCCT TCCCTTCCATATGTGGGCCCGATTTCTGGGGGATTAAGACCAGGCATGGCCATGTACTTGCAGGGTGTTGTTGGTAGTGAAACTGACCC ATTTGCAATAAACCTCAAGACTGGGCAGTCAGACAAGGATGACATTGCTTTTCACTTTCACTTCCAAAATAACGTCAAGGCGGTCATGAATAGCTTCAGGGGAGAAAAATGGGAAGCTGAAGAATTTGCTCCTGTTCCCCCCTTCAAAATGGGAGAACCTTTGGAGTTAATAATTGTTATCAAAACTGAAGGATATCAG GTTTCTGTAAATGGCTACGAGATTTACTTGTTCAGGCACCGTATACCTGTGGAAAAAGTTTCAGCTTTGAATATTGTTGGAAATGTTGCTGTAAATCTTTGTGGCTTCATTCAA AACTGGAGCCAGAGTTCATTTGCTGTGAAAGGCATGCAAATCTTAGATGTGGGCAGCCTGCAGTGTGAACTTCCCAGCATACAATCAGACCTCTTGCTTCCAGTTCAAAATCCTATAAGTTACATACAGTACAGGTTGAAGCGGTTGGTTCTTTCAAGAGGTTGA